Sequence from the Armatimonadota bacterium genome:
GCCGACACGCGTTCCTGACACGAGTTGGACTGACACGGGGGAACGTCCCCGTTCACCACTCGGCACTCACTGGCCGAACACCTTCTTTCCATCGACGTACGTTGCGACAGGCTTCATGTTCGCCCAGTCGGGGTTTGCGCCGAACGGCGAGGTGTTGAGGATGACGAAGTCGGCCTTGTAGCCAGCTGCGATCCTTCCGATCTTGTCCTCCCAGAACATCGCGTACGCCGCCGAGCTTGTGTATCCGCGAAGCGCCTCCATGACCGAGATGTTGTTCTGCGTCTGCCAGAACTCTCCGGCCAAAGTCTTCCCCGTCACCGCCGCTTCAATTCCGAGATAGGGGTTGAGAGTCACGACGGACCAGTCGGAGCCGAACGCCAGAACACCGCCCGAGTCGAGGACGTCTTTATAAGCGTAGCTTGACTTCGACCTTTCCGCTCCGATGTAGTCCTCGCAGTACCGTCCGTCGTCGGCTTTGTGGAACGGCTGATACGACGTGATGACGCCGAGCCGACCGATCTCTGGGATGTCCTTTGCAAGCAGGTGCTGTGCGTGCTCGAGCCTTGGCCTCGCGGCCCGGACATCGTCGAACGCATCCTTGAAGAACTCGATGAGCAGGTGGTTGGCCATGTCTCCGATCGCGTGGCCGATCAGCTGCAGGTCGTTCTCCGCGCACTGTCTTGCGAGCTGTTCGATCGTGCCGTCTCTCGTCGCCGGCATGAGAAGACCGACGTTGTCCGCGCCGTCGGCGGGGTTGTTGTTGAACGGCTCTCGCATGTACGCTGTGCGCGATCCGAGCGTGCCGTCCATGAAGACCTTCACTCCCTTAAGCTCTAGCCAAAACGGCACAGTCTTGAAGTTCTGCTTTATTCGGGCGAGATTTGATCTTCCGAGGCTCGGATACATGGCGCAGCGCACAGTCATGTCTCCTTCTTCTGCTACTTGGTAGTAGATAGCGAACGACCCCGTGCTCGTGATCGCGGAAACGGAGGTGATCCCCAGCGAGTTGGCGTATCTCATCGCCGCTTTCAGGTCCGCGACCTGTTCTGCCCTCGACTTCCCCGGAATC
This genomic interval carries:
- a CDS encoding amidohydrolase, giving the protein MILSFVLLAITAPADLVIENAMIWSDGLTGFAPFAAVSGGEFVYVGERDESYVGASTQRVDAGGRVVIPGLIDSHVHMLGGGASLNQIHLRDATDKADFIAQLRKWAEDHPEQSWITGGRWSTESWADKTEPTKHWLDEAVPDRPVFLSRMDGHSGVANSKAFEMAGVTKDTKDPDGGRIVRDPQTGEPMGILRETAKGLVTRLIPGKSRAEQVADLKAAMRYANSLGITSVSAITSTGSFAIYYQVAEEGDMTVRCAMYPSLGRSNLARIKQNFKTVPFWLELKGVKVFMDGTLGSRTAYMREPFNNNPADGADNVGLLMPATRDGTIEQLARQCAENDLQLIGHAIGDMANHLLIEFFKDAFDDVRAARPRLEHAQHLLAKDIPEIGRLGVITSYQPFHKADDGRYCEDYIGAERSKSSYAYKDVLDSGGVLAFGSDWSVVTLNPYLGIEAAVTGKTLAGEFWQTQNNISVMEALRGYTSSAAYAMFWEDKIGRIAAGYKADFVILNTSPFGANPDWANMKPVATYVDGKKVFGQ